One region of Parafrankia discariae genomic DNA includes:
- a CDS encoding AAA family ATPase, whose amino-acid sequence MRPVQLDLAGFGSFREPAVLDLADADYFALVGPTGAGKSTLIDALTFALFGSVPRWNNRATVHLALAPTAARGTVRLVFDVAGARYVVARELRRAARGGVSVRNARFERLVDPAGAGEPGEPTEVLAAGAPAVTAAVEELLGLTFEHFCTCVVLPQGEFAEFLRAKPSERQAILTRLLGLGVYDTIRAAANARASDQRQRADVFAEQLAGYADATAAAETAAADRVGALTRLAAEVAGALAELAGLDTAAAQAAAETARLAAERDRLAAVRPPAGLADLAGRLRAARAADTDARERRQEAERADSVAREQLAAAAPRGPLDRSARDHAELADLLATRPTAGTEQAAADTALAAAAAALEEARDGLATARAAERAAERAADLAAAETGRLGSELDLLAGVRAPGGLAALTGRLREAEAVRAAAVEYREAAERADTAVRAERAAAPPRGPLERALRDHERLAELSAGQAGAAAAHGEARAALDRANAALEAARHARQRAAGVRDEAARADLAAALRPHLVVGEDCLVCARPVATLPPALPAAGLGVADEAVAAAEHELAACTAQAHAATRAALESEAHLTDLDNRVEELRRGLTDAPDARHAAALLADVERLDGDVARADLALRRARDAAAAADAAVTRSRDEAAGARRALDAVRDPLVFLGAPALPDGDLEAAWATLVTWAAGLARDRAGQRDAAAGRSAAAAGSLAAARQALALASAGQARADEERIAAARAQQRAATRIATLDDRTEALRAALAGAPTAAAVAAALAELDRLAATADRADQRLRAARAEADDAERAFERARDALGAAGVALAAARDGLVPLGAPVVDGEDVLAGWTVLADWSRGQVTARERLLAEAAAEAEAARRRHEEADRALGERLATHDLPPGPGPGPGSGSGSGSRTADGASVVVADGLAGARAELARVVERRAEAARLAAEVAAAREADQIARQLGQLLRSDRFPRWMVAAALDILVEEASVTLSELSGGQFELTHEEGEFLVVDHADADSRRPVRTLSGGETFQASLALALALSSQLRAMAAGGAASLDSLFLDEGFGTLDEATLDVVASTLESLASGGGRMVGLVTHVQALAERVPVRFAVNRDQRTSTVVRERT is encoded by the coding sequence ATGCGCCCGGTACAGCTGGACCTCGCCGGTTTCGGGTCGTTCCGGGAACCGGCGGTGCTCGACCTCGCCGACGCCGACTACTTCGCGCTGGTGGGCCCGACCGGCGCCGGCAAGTCGACGCTGATCGACGCGCTGACGTTCGCGCTGTTCGGTTCGGTGCCGCGCTGGAACAACCGGGCGACGGTGCACCTGGCGCTCGCCCCGACCGCGGCCCGGGGCACCGTGCGTCTCGTCTTCGACGTGGCCGGCGCCCGCTACGTGGTGGCGCGGGAGCTGCGCCGGGCCGCCCGCGGCGGGGTGAGCGTGCGCAACGCCCGGTTCGAGCGGCTGGTCGACCCGGCCGGCGCGGGTGAGCCGGGGGAGCCGACGGAGGTGCTCGCCGCGGGCGCGCCCGCGGTCACCGCGGCGGTCGAGGAGCTGCTCGGGCTCACCTTCGAGCATTTCTGCACCTGTGTGGTGCTTCCGCAGGGTGAGTTCGCCGAGTTCCTGCGGGCGAAGCCGAGCGAGCGGCAGGCCATCCTCACCCGGCTGCTCGGGCTGGGCGTCTACGACACGATCCGCGCGGCGGCCAACGCCCGCGCGAGTGACCAGCGTCAGCGCGCGGACGTGTTCGCCGAGCAGCTCGCCGGGTACGCGGACGCGACGGCGGCCGCCGAGACCGCCGCGGCCGACCGGGTCGGGGCGCTCACCCGGCTGGCGGCCGAGGTGGCCGGCGCGCTCGCCGAGCTGGCGGGGCTGGACACCGCCGCCGCGCAGGCCGCCGCCGAGACCGCCAGGCTGGCCGCCGAGCGCGACCGGCTCGCCGCCGTCCGGCCGCCGGCCGGGCTGGCGGATCTCGCCGGGCGGCTGCGCGCGGCCCGGGCCGCCGACACGGATGCCCGTGAGCGCCGGCAGGAGGCCGAGCGGGCGGACAGCGTCGCGCGGGAACAGCTCGCGGCCGCCGCGCCGCGCGGCCCGCTCGACCGGTCTGCCCGTGACCACGCGGAGCTCGCCGACCTGCTCGCGACCCGGCCGACGGCCGGCACCGAGCAGGCCGCCGCCGACACGGCCCTCGCCGCCGCGGCCGCGGCGCTCGAGGAGGCGAGAGACGGGCTGGCGACGGCGCGGGCCGCCGAACGAGCGGCCGAGCGGGCCGCCGACCTCGCCGCCGCCGAGACGGGCCGGCTCGGGTCCGAGCTGGATCTGCTCGCCGGTGTCCGGGCGCCGGGTGGGCTGGCGGCCCTCACCGGCCGGCTGCGCGAAGCCGAGGCGGTGCGGGCCGCGGCCGTCGAATATCGGGAGGCGGCCGAGCGGGCGGATACCGCCGTCCGTGCGGAGCGGGCCGCCGCGCCGCCGCGTGGCCCGCTGGAGCGGGCGCTGCGCGACCACGAGCGGCTCGCCGAGCTGTCGGCCGGCCAGGCCGGGGCGGCGGCCGCCCACGGCGAGGCCCGGGCCGCGCTCGACCGGGCGAACGCGGCCCTGGAGGCGGCCCGGCACGCCCGGCAGCGGGCGGCCGGCGTCCGGGACGAGGCCGCCCGCGCCGATCTGGCCGCGGCGCTGCGGCCGCACCTGGTGGTGGGGGAGGACTGCCTGGTCTGCGCGCGGCCCGTCGCGACGCTGCCACCCGCGTTGCCGGCCGCCGGTCTCGGTGTCGCGGACGAGGCGGTGGCCGCCGCCGAGCACGAGCTCGCCGCCTGCACCGCGCAGGCGCACGCCGCCACGCGGGCGGCGCTGGAATCCGAGGCCCACCTCACGGACCTGGATAACCGGGTCGAGGAGCTGCGTCGCGGGCTCACCGACGCGCCGGACGCCCGGCACGCGGCGGCTCTGCTCGCGGACGTCGAACGGCTCGACGGCGACGTCGCCCGTGCCGACCTGGCGCTGCGTCGGGCCCGTGACGCCGCGGCCGCCGCCGACGCGGCCGTCACCCGCTCCCGGGACGAGGCGGCCGGGGCCCGGCGGGCGCTCGACGCCGTCCGCGACCCGTTGGTGTTCCTCGGCGCCCCCGCTCTGCCGGACGGTGACCTGGAGGCGGCCTGGGCGACGCTGGTCACCTGGGCCGCCGGGCTGGCCCGTGACCGGGCCGGCCAGCGGGACGCGGCGGCCGGGCGCTCGGCCGCGGCCGCGGGGTCGCTCGCCGCCGCGCGGCAGGCGCTGGCCCTCGCCTCCGCGGGGCAGGCGCGGGCGGACGAGGAGCGGATCGCCGCGGCCCGGGCCCAGCAGCGGGCCGCCACCCGGATCGCGACCCTGGACGATCGGACCGAAGCCCTGCGCGCCGCGCTCGCCGGTGCGCCGACCGCTGCGGCGGTGGCGGCCGCGCTCGCCGAGCTGGACCGACTCGCCGCCACCGCCGACCGGGCCGACCAGCGGCTGCGTGCCGCCCGGGCGGAGGCCGACGACGCCGAGCGGGCGTTCGAGCGGGCCCGGGACGCCCTCGGCGCGGCCGGCGTCGCGCTGGCCGCGGCCCGCGACGGTCTCGTCCCGCTCGGCGCGCCCGTGGTCGACGGCGAGGACGTCCTGGCCGGCTGGACGGTGCTGGCCGACTGGTCCCGCGGGCAGGTGACGGCCCGGGAGCGGCTGCTCGCCGAGGCCGCCGCCGAGGCCGAGGCCGCCCGCCGGCGGCACGAGGAGGCGGACCGGGCGCTGGGCGAGCGGCTCGCCACCCACGATCTGCCACCCGGCCCCGGCCCCGGCCCCGGTTCTGGTTCTGGTTCTGGTTCCAGGACCGCCGACGGTGCGTCCGTCGTGGTGGCGGACGGGCTGGCGGGGGCTCGCGCGGAGCTCGCCCGGGTCGTCGAGCGCCGGGCCGAGGCCGCCCGGCTCGCCGCCGAGGTGGCGGCGGCGCGTGAGGCGGATCAGATCGCCCGCCAGCTCGGCCAGCTGCTGCGCTCCGACCGGTTCCCGCGCTGGATGGTGGCCGCCGCGCTGGATATCCTGGTCGAGGAGGCGTCGGTGACGCTGTCGGAGCTTTCCGGCGGGCAGTTCGAGCTGACCCACGAGGAGGGCGAGTTCCTGGTCGTCGACCACGCCGACGCCGACTCGCGCCGGCCGGTGCGGACCCTGTCCGGCGGGGAGACGTTCCAGGCCAGCCTGGCGTTGGCGCTCGCGTTGTCCTCCCAGCTGCGGGCGATGGCGGCCGGTGGGGCGGCCTCGCTCGACTCGCTGTTCCTCGACGAGGGCTTCGGCACCCTCGACGAGGCGACCCTGGATGTCGTCGCGAGCACCCTGGAGAGTCTCGCGAGCGGCGGCGGGCGGATGGTCGGCCTGGTCACCCACGTCCAGGCGCTGGCAGAGCGGGTCCCCGTACGCTTCGCGGTGAACCGGGACCAGCGGACGTCGACCGTCGTCAGGGAGCGCACTTGA
- a CDS encoding NAD(P)-dependent oxidoreductase has translation MSPEPMSPESTRVGWIGTGVMGASMCGHLLRGGYRVTVTTRSRDSAAGLLAAGATWADSPAEVAAGSDVVFSMVGLPADVREVLLGPAGALAGAAPGAVLVDMTTSEPALAVEIGRAAGEVGAHALDAPVSGGDVGARNATLSIMVGGPVDVFEAVRPGFAALGAVIVRQGDHGAGQHTKMVNQILIASTMVAMSEGLLYASRVGLDVAGVLESVASGAAGSWSLSNLAPRVVAGNFAPGFFVDHMVKDLGIALAEARRARLALPGLALANQLYVALQAQDRGRDGAQALVHALASLSGLEWPPHPA, from the coding sequence GTGTCGCCCGAGCCGATGTCACCGGAGTCGACCCGGGTCGGGTGGATCGGCACCGGGGTGATGGGCGCGTCCATGTGCGGGCACCTGCTGCGCGGTGGCTACCGGGTGACGGTCACGACCCGCAGCCGGGACAGCGCGGCCGGCCTGCTCGCCGCGGGGGCGACCTGGGCCGACTCGCCCGCCGAGGTGGCGGCCGGCAGCGACGTCGTGTTCTCGATGGTGGGCCTGCCCGCGGACGTCCGCGAGGTGCTGCTCGGGCCCGCAGGCGCGCTCGCCGGTGCCGCGCCCGGGGCGGTGCTCGTCGACATGACGACGAGTGAGCCCGCGCTGGCGGTCGAGATCGGCCGGGCCGCCGGTGAGGTCGGGGCGCACGCGCTGGACGCGCCGGTGTCGGGCGGCGACGTCGGCGCCCGCAACGCCACCCTGTCGATCATGGTCGGTGGCCCGGTCGACGTGTTCGAGGCGGTCCGCCCCGGGTTCGCGGCGCTGGGCGCCGTGATCGTCCGGCAGGGTGATCACGGCGCCGGTCAGCACACGAAGATGGTCAACCAGATCCTCATCGCCAGCACCATGGTCGCGATGTCGGAGGGACTGCTGTACGCCAGCCGGGTCGGGCTGGACGTCGCCGGGGTGCTGGAGTCGGTGGCCAGCGGCGCCGCCGGCAGCTGGTCGCTGTCGAACCTCGCGCCGCGGGTGGTGGCCGGGAACTTCGCGCCCGGGTTCTTCGTCGACCACATGGTCAAGGATCTCGGTATCGCGCTCGCCGAGGCGCGGCGGGCCAGGCTCGCCCTGCCGGGGCTGGCGCTCGCCAACCAGCTCTACGTGGCCCTGCAGGCGCAGGACCGCGGCCGGGACGGCGCCCAGGCACTGGTGCACGCGCTGGCCTCGCTGTCCGGCCTGGAATGGCCCCCGCACCCGGCGTGA
- a CDS encoding NAD(P)H-binding protein, whose translation MDALGADTVGAGTVGTGTVLVTGAGGGVGGVGRTVVELLRERSVPVRALVHHDDERAETLRGWGAEVVVGDLTRPDDVAGALAGCRRMFFNMSVSPAYLEATATVATVARAVGTLDTLVAMSQMTVSQMTAVSTEESHQQRLHWLSEQVLDWSGLPVRHLRPTVFLDNPLFTVLAARSIADDATIRLPFGRGRTSPVAASDVARVAAELLTDPAAHRAHVYELTGPRSQDMDGVAAEFSRALGRPVTYVDVPPDEWVNLVATQTDLAPFTRDHIVTMARLHRQNRYDRATTTVEQVTGRPARGVAEFVAERAGLVGHPLGG comes from the coding sequence ATGGACGCGCTCGGAGCGGACACGGTCGGAGCGGGCACCGTCGGAACGGGCACCGTCCTGGTCACCGGTGCCGGCGGCGGGGTGGGCGGGGTCGGGCGCACCGTCGTCGAGCTGCTGCGCGAGCGGTCCGTCCCGGTGCGCGCGCTGGTGCACCACGACGACGAACGGGCCGAGACGCTGCGCGGGTGGGGCGCGGAGGTGGTCGTGGGCGACCTGACCCGCCCCGACGACGTGGCCGGCGCGCTCGCGGGCTGCCGCCGGATGTTCTTCAACATGAGCGTCTCCCCGGCCTACCTCGAGGCCACGGCGACGGTCGCCACGGTCGCGCGGGCGGTTGGAACCCTGGACACGCTGGTGGCCATGTCGCAGATGACGGTCTCGCAGATGACCGCGGTCAGCACCGAGGAGTCGCACCAGCAGCGGCTGCACTGGCTCTCCGAGCAGGTGCTCGACTGGTCCGGACTGCCGGTGCGGCACCTGCGCCCCACCGTGTTCCTGGACAATCCGCTGTTCACGGTCCTGGCCGCCCGGTCCATCGCGGACGACGCGACCATCCGCCTCCCGTTCGGCCGCGGTCGGACGTCCCCGGTCGCCGCCTCGGACGTCGCCCGGGTCGCCGCCGAGCTCCTCACCGACCCGGCGGCGCACCGTGCGCACGTGTACGAGCTGACCGGCCCGCGTTCGCAGGACATGGACGGCGTCGCCGCCGAGTTCTCCCGGGCGCTGGGCCGCCCGGTGACCTACGTGGACGTCCCGCCCGACGAGTGGGTGAACCTGGTGGCGACCCAGACGGACCTGGCTCCGTTCACCCGGGACCACATCGTGACGATGGCGCGGCTGCACCGCCAGAACCGCTACGACCGGGCGACCACGACCGTCGAACAGGTGACGGGACGGCCGGCGCGCGGCGTCGCGGAGTTCGTCGCCGAGCGGGCCGGGCTCGTCGGCCACCCGCTCGGCGGCTGA
- a CDS encoding VOC family protein, whose amino-acid sequence MPRFHHANLGVPPAAADAEAEFLVGVLGYRRLEPPAVVRDRARWFEADDGTQVHLSLDPDHVPAAKAHTAIEVGPDCVAIEARLTAAGIPFTAGDFDGRRIVICRDPAGNGWELRG is encoded by the coding sequence GTGCCGAGATTTCACCATGCCAACCTCGGAGTTCCGCCGGCCGCCGCCGACGCCGAGGCGGAGTTCCTGGTGGGGGTGCTCGGCTACCGGCGGCTCGAACCGCCGGCGGTGGTCCGGGACCGCGCGCGGTGGTTCGAGGCCGACGACGGCACCCAGGTCCATCTGAGCCTCGACCCCGACCACGTTCCCGCGGCCAAGGCGCACACGGCGATCGAGGTCGGGCCCGACTGCGTCGCCATCGAGGCCCGGCTGACCGCGGCCGGCATCCCGTTCACCGCGGGTGACTTCGACGGCCGGCGGATCGTGATCTGCCGCGACCCCGCCGGCAACGGCTGGGAGCTGCGCGGCTGA